The DNA segment GTCATGACGCCGCTCATCAAGGTGAACCGCACGAAGGGCTACGGCGCTGAGGTGGTTTTGGAGGGCGAGGTTTTTGACGACGCCTGCGCCCACGCCTACAAGCTGGCGGACGAGTACGGCTACACCTTCGTCCATCCCTTCAACGACCTGGAAATCGCCACGGGCCAGGGCAGCATCGCCATGGAAATCGTAAAAGAGCTGCCGACCGTGGACTACATCCTGGTGCCGGTGGGCGGCGGCGGCCTCTGCACAGGTATTTCCACCCTGGCGAAATTTTTAAATCCCAACATCAAGGTCATTGCCGTGGAACCGAAAGGCGCCGCCTGCCTGTATGAGTCGAAAAAAGCCGGCCATGTGGTGACGGTGCCCCACATCAACACCATCGCCGACGGCACGGCCGTCCAGACGCCTGGCGACAAGCTGTTCCCGTACCTGATGAAGAACGTGGACGACGTCATCACCGTGGACGATTCCGAGCTGATCGTTTCCTTCCTCGACATGGTGGAAAATCACAAGATGATCGTCGAAAACTCCGGCCTGCTGACCGTAGCGGCCTTAAAGCACTTAAATTTTGAAAACAAAAAAGTGGTGTCCGTCTTAAGCGGCGGCAACATGGACGTGATTACCATGGCGTCCGTCGTCCAGAACGGCCTTCTCCAGCGCGACCGCGTCTTCTCCGTATCCGTAAGGCTTCCTGACCGCCCCGGCCAGCTTGCCAAGGTGTCGGCGTTAATCGCAGAGCTTCAGGGCAACGTCATCCGCCTGGAGCACAACCAGTTTGCCACCATCAACCGAAACTCCGCCGTGGAGCTTAAGATCACCCTGGAGACCTTCGGAACTGACCACAAGAATTCCATCGTGGCGGCCCTCGAGGAAGCCGGATACTCCCCGAAAGTGGAGCGGCCCACGGGAATTTACATGTAGGAGACGGCCATGGAGACGGAGAAAGAGGAATATCTGGCAGCAGCCAGACAGAACGCTGTCTATCTGGCGAAGTGGCTGTGGTTTTCCCTTCTGATGGGAACCGGCTGCGGCCTGATCGGCGCCGCCTTCGGCCGGCTTTTGTCCCTGGCTTCCGAAACCTTCGGCCGCCTGGGCTTCCTGTTATACCTGATGCCGGCGGCCGGGATTGTAATCGTACTGATCCATGAGCTGTTTCATCAGGTGGGAAACAAGGGGACGAACCTGGTGCTGGAATCCGTTTCCTCGGATGAAACAATCAGCCCGTCGGTGCTCCCGTGTATTTTCAGCTCGGCGATTCTTACCCATTTTGTCGGCGGTTCTGCTGGTAAAGTGGGGGCATCACTTCAAATGGGCGGCTGCTTTGGAAATATAGTGGGAGAGATCTTCCATCTCGACCAGAGAGACAAAAAGGTGCTCATCATGAGCGGCATGAGCGGCTGCTTTGCGGCCATCTTCGGCACGCCGCTGGCGGCGGCTGTCTTCGGGATGGAGGTCATAAGCGTCGGCGTCCTTTACTATGCGGCGCTTCTTCCCTGTGTGCTGTCGGCGTTTTTAGCTGCCCATGTGGCGGGGCTTTTCGGCGTCACCGGCGATAAATTCCCTCTGGAAACGCTGCCGGCTGCGGACGTCCGCCTGTTCCTTTTAATCCTTCTTCTGGCCGTTTCGGGGGCCGTTTGCAGCGGCTTATTCTGCATCCTCTTAAGAGGCGTACGAAAGGTTTTCCTTTCGCGGATCCGGAACATTTTTCTGAGAATCCTGGCGGCCTCGGCAGTTTTCATCGCCCTTACGGCCGTTGTGGGGAACCGGGACTACTGCGGCACAGGCGCCGGCTTAATGGCCGCAGCCATGACCGGCGGCGTGCCGTATGCGGCGTTTCTTTTAAAGATGCTTTTTACGGCTGTGACCCTTGGCGGCGGTTTTAAGGGTGGAGAAATTGGCCCAAGCCTTTCGGTGGGCGCATGCCTTGGCGCGGCCTTCGGGAACGTGTTTGGGATTTCTCCGGCGCTCTGCGCGGCCTGCGGGATGCTGTCGCTGTTTTCCGGCGTCACAAACTGCCCGGTGGCCTCGCTGTTTCTGGGCTTTGAGCTTTTCGGTACGGAAGGGATCCTGTATTTCGCTGTGACCGTGGCGTTAAGCTTTGCCATGTCCGGCTACTACGGCCTTTACAGCAGCCAGAAATTTACATATTCCAAGACAAAGACGGAATTCATAAACAGGAAGGCAAATTAAAAATCGCGCCTGCGGCATGCCAAAAAACGGCGCCCGCAGTGCGGCGTCGGAAAAAAGTCCTTGACAAACGGCGCCCAGATGCTATACTAGAGAAACAAATGAAATTGCAAACACGCTGACAGGAAGAGTAGCCCTGAGGAAGGTTCAGAGAGAGGTGCATTTGGTGTGAGCGCCTCACGGGAATCAGGAGGAAGACCACCCTGGAGTGTCCCTTAATCGGGAACGGTGATTCCGTTATCATCAAATGAGTGGCATGAAATTTTCATGCAAGCAGGGTGGAACCGCGATGTAAAAGTCGTCCCTTGGCAGATCCGGAGAGGATTGGCCAGGGGGCGTTTTTTTGTTTCGTAGCCCGAAAATCTGTCTGTCAGAAACAAGAGGCCGCGGAAACGAAACCGATGGCATAAAAAGGAGAATCAGTATGAAGATCACATTGAAAGACGGCTCCGTAAGAGAGTACGAGAACCCGATGTCCGTCCTGGACATCGCAAAGGACATCAGTGAAGGCCTGGCAAGGATGGCCTGCGTCGCTGAGATCGACGGCGAGGAGGCCGATCTGAGAACGGTTTTCGATAAGGACTGCCATTTAAGCATCTTAACGGCAAAGGATCCGGAGGGCCTTTCCGCACTCCGCCACACGGCCAGTCATGTGATGGCACAGGCCATCAAGAGGCTGTGGCCGGGCACCAAACTTGCCATCGGCCCGTCCATCGCAGACGGCTTCTACTACGACGTGGACTCCGAGGAGCCGATCATGGCCGAGGATCTGGAGAAGATCGAGGCTGAGATGAAGAAAATCATCAAAGAGGCGCTGCCGCTGGAGCGGTTCGAGCTTCCGCGGGCCGAGGCCATCGCACTCATGAAGGAAAAAGACGAACCGTACAAGGTAGAGCTGATCGAAGACCTTCCCGAAGACTCCGTCATCAGCTTCTATAAGCAGGGCGAGTTCACCGACCTCTGCGCCGGCCCCCACCTGATGAACACGAAAGACGTGGGCAAGGCCTTCAAGCTTATGAACATCGCCGGCGCTTACTGGCGCGGAAGCGAGAAAAACAAGATGCTCACGAGAATCTATGCGACGGCATTCCCGAAAAAGGAAGAGCTGGAGGCATACATCACGATGATGGAGGAAGCGAAAAAGCGCGACCACAGAAAGCTCGGAAGAGAGCTTGGCCTTTTCATGATGCATGAGGCCGGCCCCGGCTTCCCGTTCTTCCTTCCGAAGGGCATGATTTTAAAGAATACGCTTCTCGACTATTGGCGCGAGATCCACAAGAAGGCCGGATACGTGGAAATTTCCACGCCGATCATCTTAAACAGGAAGCTCTGGGAGACCTCCGGCCACTGGGATCACTATAAAAATAACATGTACACGACGGTCATCGACGAGGAAGACTATGCCATCAAGCCGATGAACTGTCCCGGCGGCGTTCTCGTCTACGCCTCCGAACCGCGCTCCTACCGTGATTTGCCCCTGCGGATGGGTGAGCTGGGCATCGTCCACCGCCATGAAAAATCCGGCCAGCTCCACGGCCTGATGCGCGTCCGCTGCTTTACCCAGGACGACGCCCACATTTTCATGACGCCGGAGCAGATCCGCGACGAGATCAAGAACGTAGCAAGGCTGATCCATGAGGTTTACTCCTTGTTCGGCTTCAAGTACCATGTGGAGCTTTCCACAAGGCCGGAGGACAGCATGGGAAGCGACGAGGACTGGGAGCTGGCAACAGAATCTCTCCGCGGCGCCCTGGACGACCTCGGTGTCGATTACGTGGTGAACGAAGGCGACGGCGCCTTCTACGGCCCGAAGATCGACTTCCATCTGGAAGACTCCATCGGACGTACCTGGCAGTGCGGTACGATCCAGCTTGACTTCCAGCTTCCGCAGCGGTTTGAGCTGGAATACATCGGCGCAGACGGCGAGAAACACCGCCCGATCATGATTCACCGCGTGGCGTTCGGCTCCATCGAGCGTTTCATCGGTATCCTGATTGAGCATTTTGCAGGCGCATTCCCCACCTGGCTGGCTCCGGTACAGGTAAAGGTGCTCCCGATCTCCGAAAAGCATGAAGCGTATGCCCAGAAGATCAAGGATGAGCTGGATGCTGCCGGCATCCGCGCCGAAATCGACTTGAGAAACGAAAAGATCGGCTACAAGATCCGCGAGGCTCAGACCCAGAAGATCCCGTATATGCTGATTGCAGGACAGAAAGAGGAAGAAGAGGGCACTGTCTCCGTGAGAAGCCGCTTCAAAGGCGACGAAGGCTCTGCAAACCTTGCCGACTTCATCGAAAGCATCAAAAAAGAGACTGCCTCCCGGGAAATCCGTCAGGTGGAAGTGAAAAAAGAAGAAAAATAATGCGGCGGCAGGCCGTTTATGCAAATGTCCCGGTGGATTTCTCCCCGGGACGTTTGTGTTTCCATAGATTTCCGAAACTGGAAGAAATATTTGGGAAAATGTAAGAAAAAAGTGCGGGATTTTCGGAGAATTTTCCGATATAATAGGAGAAAATAAGTGATATGGGAGGAAATTCTATGAAAAAGTTATTTGCTTGCCTGCTGGCCGTTACTGTGGCACTTTCCGCCGCCGGGTGCCAGAAGAAAGAAGAACCGATGGATGTGTTCAAGAAGGCTGCTGAGAAAAATGCCGAGCTGGACTCCATCGACATGACAAGCTCCATGAACATGACGATGGCGATGGGCGAAAACAGTCTTGACTTCGGTACGGATATGGATGTAAAAATGTCCGGAGCGTCTTCCGACGATCTGAAATACTATGCCGAGACCTCGACAAACATTATGGGAACATCCCTGAATATGACCATGTTTTACACGGAAGGCTATTATTATCTGGACATGGAAGGGGACAAGATGAAATACGCCATGGATATAGAAACGATGATGGAAGAAGCGGAAAAGGCGGGAATCGACACCGTGGAGGCCGACTGGATCAGCGAAATTTCCATGGAAGAGTCCGGTGATGACAAGATCCTGACCTTCACAGCCGATCCGGCGAAGATGGATTCCTATGTCCAGGAGCTTCTCGGCGCATCCGGCGCCTTTGATGAGCTGGCGGATTCCGGAATGACAATCGAGAGCGTCTCCGGCGTCTACACGGTGGGAAAAGACGGCTACTATAAAGATATGAAGCTTGACATGACCTTTAAAATGACGGTGGAAGGCACGGAAGTGGAGATGACAGTTTCCATGGACGCAGTCATCAACAACCCGGGCCAGCCGGTTACGGTAGAGATCCCGTCCACGGAAGGGTACACGGAAATTGACATCAGTGAGCTGGATTTGGCAGCGTAAGGAGGAAATGCAATGTGCAGCCGGTTTCACATAAGCCTCCGGGGGAAGAAGCTCCTGGAGGGCTTTCCCGGCTTTGAAGAATTTAAAGAAGGAGAGATCCGGCCCGGCGATTTGTCGCCGGTTCTCTTTTTCTTTGATGAGAAGCCGGGACTGAAGATTTTGAGATGGGGCTTCCGCCCGGAAGGAAAAAGCGGCCTTGTTTTCAACGCCAGGTCGGAGAGCGCCGGGGAGCGGCCGATGTTTAAGCAGTGTTTCAAAGAACGCCGCTGCATCATTCCCGCCTCCTGGTTCTATGAGTGGAACCGGGAAAAAGAGAAGATGAAATTTGAAGACGGGAGCGGCAGCCCGCTTTTGTATCTGGCAGGCTTATGGAGGAAGGAAGAGGACGGCGGCCGCTTCGTGGTTCTGACGACAGAGGCCAATGCCTCCATGGCGCCGGTTCACGACAGGATGCCGCTGCTTCTTAAAAGAGAGGAACTGGCCGGCTGGTGTGCCGACGAAGAGTCCGCCGGAAAGCTTCTGAAAAAAAGGCCGGAGGAGCTTCTTCGCTCCTCCGACTATGAACAGCTTCGTCTGTTTTAACCGACGTAAATCGGGTATTCCCGGTACGGCTCCGTGTGGCCGATGATTTCCGCCACGGGAACCAAATCTTTTAACCGCCTTAAAAAGCCCTCGCCGGCCGCTTCCGGGACGGCGATTAAGAGGCCGCCCGACGTCTGCGGGTCAAAGAGCAGGTCACTGACATTTTCGGGCACGGAATCCGAAATGGAGACGAGGCCGTCCAGATATCCGCGGTTTTTGTATGCATTTGCCGGTACAATCCC comes from the Eubacteriaceae bacterium Marseille-Q4139 genome and includes:
- a CDS encoding threonine ammonia-lyase, which codes for MEELTLEKFEEASEIVKEITLETKLVYSEYFSASTGNKVYFKPENMQYTGAYKVRGAYYKISQLTKEERERGLITASAGNHAQGVAYAARLAGVKATVVMPVMTPLIKVNRTKGYGAEVVLEGEVFDDACAHAYKLADEYGYTFVHPFNDLEIATGQGSIAMEIVKELPTVDYILVPVGGGGLCTGISTLAKFLNPNIKVIAVEPKGAACLYESKKAGHVVTVPHINTIADGTAVQTPGDKLFPYLMKNVDDVITVDDSELIVSFLDMVENHKMIVENSGLLTVAALKHLNFENKKVVSVLSGGNMDVITMASVVQNGLLQRDRVFSVSVRLPDRPGQLAKVSALIAELQGNVIRLEHNQFATINRNSAVELKITLETFGTDHKNSIVAALEEAGYSPKVERPTGIYM
- a CDS encoding chloride channel protein — translated: METEKEEYLAAARQNAVYLAKWLWFSLLMGTGCGLIGAAFGRLLSLASETFGRLGFLLYLMPAAGIVIVLIHELFHQVGNKGTNLVLESVSSDETISPSVLPCIFSSAILTHFVGGSAGKVGASLQMGGCFGNIVGEIFHLDQRDKKVLIMSGMSGCFAAIFGTPLAAAVFGMEVISVGVLYYAALLPCVLSAFLAAHVAGLFGVTGDKFPLETLPAADVRLFLLILLLAVSGAVCSGLFCILLRGVRKVFLSRIRNIFLRILAASAVFIALTAVVGNRDYCGTGAGLMAAAMTGGVPYAAFLLKMLFTAVTLGGGFKGGEIGPSLSVGACLGAAFGNVFGISPALCAACGMLSLFSGVTNCPVASLFLGFELFGTEGILYFAVTVALSFAMSGYYGLYSSQKFTYSKTKTEFINRKAN
- the thrS gene encoding threonine--tRNA ligase, translated to MKITLKDGSVREYENPMSVLDIAKDISEGLARMACVAEIDGEEADLRTVFDKDCHLSILTAKDPEGLSALRHTASHVMAQAIKRLWPGTKLAIGPSIADGFYYDVDSEEPIMAEDLEKIEAEMKKIIKEALPLERFELPRAEAIALMKEKDEPYKVELIEDLPEDSVISFYKQGEFTDLCAGPHLMNTKDVGKAFKLMNIAGAYWRGSEKNKMLTRIYATAFPKKEELEAYITMMEEAKKRDHRKLGRELGLFMMHEAGPGFPFFLPKGMILKNTLLDYWREIHKKAGYVEISTPIILNRKLWETSGHWDHYKNNMYTTVIDEEDYAIKPMNCPGGVLVYASEPRSYRDLPLRMGELGIVHRHEKSGQLHGLMRVRCFTQDDAHIFMTPEQIRDEIKNVARLIHEVYSLFGFKYHVELSTRPEDSMGSDEDWELATESLRGALDDLGVDYVVNEGDGAFYGPKIDFHLEDSIGRTWQCGTIQLDFQLPQRFELEYIGADGEKHRPIMIHRVAFGSIERFIGILIEHFAGAFPTWLAPVQVKVLPISEKHEAYAQKIKDELDAAGIRAEIDLRNEKIGYKIREAQTQKIPYMLIAGQKEEEEGTVSVRSRFKGDEGSANLADFIESIKKETASREIRQVEVKKEEK
- a CDS encoding SOS response-associated peptidase; amino-acid sequence: MCSRFHISLRGKKLLEGFPGFEEFKEGEIRPGDLSPVLFFFDEKPGLKILRWGFRPEGKSGLVFNARSESAGERPMFKQCFKERRCIIPASWFYEWNREKEKMKFEDGSGSPLLYLAGLWRKEEDGGRFVVLTTEANASMAPVHDRMPLLLKREELAGWCADEESAGKLLKKRPEELLRSSDYEQLRLF